TTTACCAATTTTCCTGAAACCAACAGTTCTTCCCTCCGGCAAATGTCTGGCCCTGTCCACTCATTCCGAAAACAGCTTTGATGGCCGTTACTTCGGGTTGGTCAATCTTGATCAATTGCAGAGGGTTGTACCTGTTTTAACCATCGGGTCGTT
This DNA window, taken from Desulfovibrio sp. JC010, encodes the following:
- a CDS encoding S26 family signal peptidase; its protein translation is LPIFLKPTVLPSGKCLALSTHSENSFDGRYFGLVNLDQLQRVVPVLTIGSFESSSLFFNALKK